From the genome of Impatiens glandulifera chromosome 9, dImpGla2.1, whole genome shotgun sequence, one region includes:
- the LOC124914643 gene encoding uncharacterized protein LOC124914643 produces MMDNLNLIAKAVSRFAVKCDESNLRRFEIAFGELVKSGSRDLFGWQLSYREMEKNVKKIERFVDVNSSLHRELELISEIEYSLKRTKNSDFEKKLAWKKREVKQLKDISFWNKSYDYVLILLARSIFTVFRRIGFVFGMNHDIIKDSGSILDFDIIDRSHSISASSIHPSETAGAGVPRFSSGPLDKWVGKRTNFYSGPLVRSDKTGSRKEKTPVFLSGPLEKSTLGSVISTSKSGFKLWPFKGKKKSSKSKQNLRVNGDDIQRINQMSNQSIVSNATPPPGSLGAAALGWHYANIIIAIERLAISPYLIGQDARDDLYSMLPVNVRSTLREKLKPHGNKLVCDTGLGQDWSEYIAEMLEWLGPLAHNMIRWQSERSLDPGSSNGVWQRNVFLVQTLHFADQEKTEDTIVELLMGLNYIWRLGRELSTNG; encoded by the coding sequence ATGATGGACAACTTGAATCTCATCGCTAAAGCCGTGTCCAGGTTTGCGGTTAAGTGTGATGAGTCGAATTTGAGGAGATTTGAGATTGCGTTTGGTGAGCTTGTTAAGTCTGGTAGTAGAGATTTGTTTGGATGGCAGTTATCATATAGGGAAATGGAGAAGAATGTTAAGAAAATAGAAAGGTTCGTCGATGTGAACTCGAGTTTGCATCGAGAATTGGAACTGATATCGGAGATTGAATACAGTTTGAAGAGAACGAAGAACagtgattttgagaaaaaattggCTTGGAAGAAACGAGAGGTGAAACAATTAAAGGATATTTCGTTTTGGAACAAATCTTATGATTATGTTCTTATTCTTTTGGCCAGAAGCATCTTCACTGTATTCAGGAGGATTGGATTCGTTTTCGGAATGAATCACGATATCATCAAAGATTCTGGATCTATACTGGATTTTGATATCATCGATCGCAGCCATTCCATTTCCGCGTCATCTATTCATCCCTCTGAGACCGCCGGCGCAGGCGTTCCTAGATTCTCTTCCGGTCCCTTAGACAAATGGGTGGGCAAGAGAACAAATTTTTATTCAGGTCCATTGGTAAGATCTGACAAAACAGGGTCGAGGAAGGAAAAAACTCCTGTTTTTCTTTCCGGTCCACTGGAGAAATCGACTTTGGGATCGGTTATATCAACAAGTAAATCCGGTTTTAAGTTATGGCCTTTCAAAGGTAAGAAGAAGAGCTCAAAGTCAAAGCAGAATCTTCGTGTTAATGGCGATGACATACAGAGAATCAATCAGATGAGCAATCAAAGTATAGTTTCAAATGCAACTCCTCCTCCTGGAAGTCTAGGCGCAGCTGCTTTGGGCTGGCATTACGCAAACATTATAATCGCGATCGAGAGGCTAGCCATTTCTCCTTACTTAATAGGTCAAGATGCTAGAGATGATTTGTACAGTATGTTGCCTGTTAACGTTCGATCTACATTAAGGGAGAAGTTAAAGCCACATGGAAATAAATTGGTTTGTGATACTGGTCTTGGTCAGGATTGGAGTGAGTATATTGCGGAAATGTTAGAATGGTTAGGTCCTCTTGCACATAACATGATAAGATGGCAATCGGAAAGGAGCTTGGATCCTGGGAGTAGTAATGGCGTTTGGCAGAGAAATGTTTTCCTTGTACAGACACTTCATTTTGCAGATCAAGAGAAGACTGAAGATACAATTGTAGAGCTGTTGATGGGGTTGAACTATATTTGGAGGCTTGGTCGTGAACTTAGTACTAATGGGTGA